A region of Carassius auratus strain Wakin unplaced genomic scaffold, ASM336829v1 scaf_tig00020544, whole genome shotgun sequence DNA encodes the following proteins:
- the LOC113076502 gene encoding uncharacterized protein LOC113076502 isoform X1 gives MNAVNTVQLFILVWTFTAVCQDDDENVSVSCQNVTGSVGKEVNLSCSVSLKITECCIRKYKFQYPEIFNDSSICRQDVSVNSCEQRDSFTCRYSPTTEMTEQFRFFVLTMCGMGKSKFTVDTVSSRHVNPVNPSGSPPPETARFKGTVITVVVFGFIIIFIIFFIMMPFICRTKPNFTKLCRRQNWMFLRVRHDEDNNRPGTERL, from the exons ATGAATGCTGTAAATACTGTGCAGCTGTTCATTCTGGTTTGGACCTTTACTGCTGTCTgtcaagatgatgatgaaa aTGTCAGTGTAAGCTGTCAGAATGTGACTGGATCTGTGGGGAAAGAAGTGAATCTCAGCTGCAGCGTCTCTCTGAAGATCACTGAATGCTGCATTAGAAAGTATAAGTTTCAATACCCTGAGATCTTTAATGACTCTTCAATCTGTCGTCAAGATGTTTCTGTGAACTCTTGTGAACAGAGAGACAGTTTCACATGCCGCTACTCTCCAACTACAGAGATGACAGAACAATTCAGATTCTTTGTGCTAACAATGTGTGGAATGGGTAAATCTAAATTCACTGTTGACACAG TTTCCTCAAGACATGTGAACCCAGTAAACCCATCAGGATCCCCTCCACCAGAGACAGCAAGATTCAAGGGAACTGTCATCACTGTGGTTGTGTTTggtttcatcatcatcttcatcatcttcttcatcatgATGCCGTTCATTTGCAGAACAAAACCAAACTTCACCAAACTTTGTAGACGCCAGAACTGGATGTTTCTGAGAGTCAGACATGATGAGGACAACAATCGTCCAGGAACTGAGAGATTATAG
- the LOC113076502 gene encoding uncharacterized protein LOC113076502 isoform X2, translating to MNAVNTVQLFILVWTFTAVCQDDDENVSVSCQNVTGSVGKEVNLSCSVSLKITECCIRKYKFQYPEIFNDSSICRQDVSVNSCEQRDSFTCRYSPTTEMTEQFRFFVLTMCGMVSSRHVNPVNPSGSPPPETARFKGTVITVVVFGFIIIFIIFFIMMPFICRTKPNFTKLCRRQNWMFLRVRHDEDNNRPGTERL from the exons ATGAATGCTGTAAATACTGTGCAGCTGTTCATTCTGGTTTGGACCTTTACTGCTGTCTgtcaagatgatgatgaaa aTGTCAGTGTAAGCTGTCAGAATGTGACTGGATCTGTGGGGAAAGAAGTGAATCTCAGCTGCAGCGTCTCTCTGAAGATCACTGAATGCTGCATTAGAAAGTATAAGTTTCAATACCCTGAGATCTTTAATGACTCTTCAATCTGTCGTCAAGATGTTTCTGTGAACTCTTGTGAACAGAGAGACAGTTTCACATGCCGCTACTCTCCAACTACAGAGATGACAGAACAATTCAGATTCTTTGTGCTAACAATGTGTGGAATGG TTTCCTCAAGACATGTGAACCCAGTAAACCCATCAGGATCCCCTCCACCAGAGACAGCAAGATTCAAGGGAACTGTCATCACTGTGGTTGTGTTTggtttcatcatcatcttcatcatcttcttcatcatgATGCCGTTCATTTGCAGAACAAAACCAAACTTCACCAAACTTTGTAGACGCCAGAACTGGATGTTTCTGAGAGTCAGACATGATGAGGACAACAATCGTCCAGGAACTGAGAGATTATAG